The genomic interval TGAACGTCCCACTCCTGCTTCTACAAACGTTTTCTGCCTCCAGTGGGCGTGGAGCATGCGCAATAGCTAACCATATCAGAGTCATTGTTTTAAAGGGCCTCATTCTCATTGGATTGACATGAATGAATTTAATTAATCAGAATTTTCTTTGAGTCCGGTACAACAAACAAGAATGAATCATTTAATGAACATAAACACGATTCATTAATTTAATGAATATATTTCTAGTTGCTAATcaatagatttttaaaaaactttttttacagtgtagtccccacaagtatagttaaatcTCCCTAAGGATCGgggtcccgctagcgggacaacttccgctGAAACTGGAGCATGcgtaattcaaataaataatcataaatattatggattttaaacatttaggtacatataagtgtcttatatcagttGAAAGCTTaagttcttgttaatctaactgcactgtctgatttacagtagctattacagtgaaaacatgccatgcgattgtttgaggacggcgccccacatcaaaatatttttccaccggcacaggttttatacattcacatataaagattaaatattcacttactttttctaaatcttcctctgatttgtcatccaaagggtcccagctataacatgtagtgtcgttttgttaaaTAAAacccttctttatatcccaaaaagtctgtttagttggcaccatcgatttgagtaatccactcgttcaacttgcagagaaaggaatccgaaaatctatcccttaactttgtttcaacaagtcaaaataagtttctatttaatcctaaaataccctaaaatgtaatcaaactcaaaatatttctttcggaaagaagtatgttcaataggaaaacgattttagcaggtgcataATTTCTTCATGGCGCGAGCAAACACGGATTTCCAGGACTGTGTCCTTCCACAAAAACTGTTATTTCTTAttagtttttgaagttacaagcctgaaaccttgaaaatagactgctgacaccctgtggaagctgtaggaattCCATCCTGGGAGCTAATTTACAATTTacaatatgacctttctcttgcatttctaagaggatggtctctcaaagAAAAAataattctggttggtttttctttggattttctcctaccatatctattgtgttatactcTCCTACATTAtgtaaagtgttttctttccaatggtaccaattatatgcatatcctggcttcagggcctgagctacaggcagtttactttgggcaagtcattcatgtggaaattgagaaaaaaggggcctagctctaattaaacatgtccacacacacatacgtgtTTATACTACCTACTGGGGACACCTGTTCTGGCATCACATTCTGGGGACACCAATTTCCTGGCAACCTAGAGACAAgacgaaaaataaataaatagataataAATACATCCTTCAAATGTAATTCATTAATTTAATTAAGGGTAGATGACATGGTGGGGACTGGGCAGGTGATCAATGTGGGGACCCAAGAGGAAACTCATTATTTTGAATCAACAGGAAGTCTCATTTGGGGACCAAGTTCCAATCAACTAGTGCCATCTAGGGACAAGTGTAGGCTATTGTTTAGGGCACAAGGGGAAGATGGATTCTGATCTCGATAAGTTTGTATTGGTAGAACCGTCTGGCCATTCAGCATATAaataaagggaagggaaagggggatactagtcagttgtacaactgaatgcattcaactgaaatgtgtcttccgcatttaacccaacgcCTCTGAATCAGAacggtgcggggggctgccttaatcgacatccacagaCACTAGCATATGCATCAGATACATATCAACATGCAAGGTGTGCAATGTGCTTGATAAATAAATGATTGATAAATAGTGCATACATTATTGTCAATGATTAACTGCATGAAGAAATACTCATGGAAATATATCAATAAAAAAATTATAGTTATTTGTTCAGAGAGTGAAGGATATGTTTTGTATAATTCTACAAAGTCCTAGAAAAAATGTAATTTCCCTCACAATAAAACACTACAGTGTAATCCATTTGATCAATGTTATTTGTAGATTGAATTAGTAATAGAGTTATAGTAATTAATAAAGTCCAGTTACATCTTCTTACAGAAAcgaaaaaatataataataataatactataacCAGCCAGGTGCGCAGGTGAATTTATTTGCTGTATTTCTGAACAAAAGCACCAGTGCATGAACAATTATAAAGGATTGCATAAAGAAATATTTCTGGAAATATATTCATGACAAGATATAAAAACAGTCATGTTGATTGTATCTGACACTGTTTTGCCATTATACCTGTGCCTTCACACAAAGCCATCGCATCTTCTCCTTATGGTTCTGTTCCACACCTACATGACATTGTATCTTATTTTTCCAAGTGGGAGCTGTGGTGGTTGGGGAATAGGGAGAGCTGCTGCCTGCTTGGAGCTGtggtgcttggggaagagggagagcaggacctgctgACTTCTTGGAGCTGtggtgcttggggaagagggagagcaggacctgGTGCTTGGAGCTGGGTAAGAATagggagagcaggacctgctgcctgcatggagctgtggtgcttgggaagagggagagcaggacctgctgCCTGCTTGGAGCTGTGGTGCTTGGGGAAGAGCAGGACCTGCTGCTTGCTTGTTGCTGTGGTGCTTGGGGAACAGGGAGAGCAGGACCTGCAGCCTGCTTGGAGCTGTGGTAATTGTGGAATagggagagcaggacctgctgcctgcttggagctgtggtgcttggggaagagggagagcaggacctgctCACTGCTTGGAGCTGtggtgcttggggaagagggagagcaggacctgctgACTTCTTGGAGCTGtggtgcttggggaagagggagagcaggacctgctgCCTGCTTGGAGCTGTGGTGCTTGGGGAACAGGGAGAGCAGGACCTGCAGCCTGCTTGGAGCTGTGGTAATTGTGGAATagggagagcaggacctgctgCCTGCTTGGAGCTGTGGTGCTTGGGGAAGATGGAGAGCAGGACCTGCTCACTGCTTGGAGCTGtggtgcttggggaagagggagagcaggacctgctgACTTCTTGGAGCTGTGGTGCTTGGGGAAGgggagagcaggacctgctgcctgcttggagctgtggtgcttggggaagagggagagcaggacctgctgcctgcttggagctgtggtgcttggggaagagggagagcaggacctgctgcctgcttggtgctgtggtgcttggggaagagggagagcaggacctgctgCCTGCTTGGAGCTGTGGTGCTTGGGGAAGAGCAGGACCTGCTGCTTGCTTGTTGCTGTGGTGCTTGGGGAACAGGGAGAGCATGACCTGCAGCCTGCTTGGAGCTGTGGTAATTGTGGAATAGGGAGAGCAGGTCCTGCTGCCTGCTTGGAGCTGTGGTgcttggggaagagagagagcaggacctGCTGCCTGCTTGGTGGCTGTGGTGCTTGGGGAAGAGCAGGACCTGCAGCCTGCTTTGGGGCTGTGGTGCTTGGGGAAGAGCAGGACCTGCTGCCTGCTTGGTGGCTGTGGTGCTTGGGGAAGAGCAGGACCTGCTGCCTGCTTGTTGCTGTGGTGCTTGGGGAAGAGCAGGACCTGCTGCCTGCTTGGAGCTGTGGTGCTTGGGGAAGAGAGAGTGCAGTACCTGCTGCCTGCTTGGAGCTGTGGTGCTtgtggaagagggagagcatgACCTGCAGCCTGCTTGGAGCTGTGGTAATTGTGGAATagggagagcaggacctgctgcctgcttggagctgtggtgcttggggaagagggagagcaggacctgctgcctgcttggagctgtggtgcttggggaagagggagagcaggacctgctgCCCGCTTGGTGGCTGTAGCTTCTTTCTTGGCGCTCTTGTGGTTCTCACGAAGCTCACATGCCAGATCCAGTGGGATGCATGGCGCTGAGGATGCAAACACTGTTATTTAATTTACACCTGTACTCTGTGAGTGTTGCTTTACCACTCTCCATCACGGGGTACAGATCCGCTGGTATGTTGTTTTACGGTAAGGGGGCTAGCTCCCGCCTTTGTTTGTTCACTGTTCCAAGCAGGCTTGTCTTCTTTGCAATCAACTTGTCAGCCAGGGAAATTGATGTGAAGCCACAGGATTGAAATGAAcgaattcaacaaccatgtctctgtcactaacaaatacactCATGGGTGGAAATGTTACAATTCACTACAAAAGCcaaggcacactgggaaatgATTTAGGAGGCATGGCTTAGTTGGAGAAAGGCTTTCACATTACCCCGTAGTGGGAGatgtactgtactacagacaaGCCCCCTTTATGAGAGTCACAAGTACGCATCAGGCACTGAAGGAAGCAGTGTCATGGTGCGTTTGTTACCAAGTGGGAATTTACTACATGAGGCTGGAAAAAATCCACTTGAATGGCCCTCCAACTAGTAATTACTAGTAGGAAACTCATCTAACATCCTGAGCTCCCACTTCTCCCACATGGTGACCTCTGACGTCACCGACTAAGGAAATAGTTTTTATAACAGCATTTTTGGCAGTTAAATGCAACAGCAAAACGTTATTTATTAAAATCAATCCGTTTTTGAACTCCATAATTTgactctcttctgtctcctcatGATTTTGTCCCTCAGTGTCAGTGAGTATCCTAGAAACGGTTCTGTTTTGGAATCTCaataaagacacagagagctgttagaatAGAGCAGGTGAGGGGTTACTTAAATTGCTCTACCTAGAGATTGGTACTCAAGATTTTGAATCCGATTGCACATTTGACAAGCTGAGAAGTAGGGGAAATATTTTTTGCATTAGTGGTCAAAACGTCAGTTGTTTGGGAAAAGTTGGAAGAACACTTGGTAATGCAGTCAGAAAAACCACTGTACTGTAAACTCCGTAGTGAATATTTTGATTCCGCAAATTGATATGTGTAGCAGAGCGTATGGGATTTTCACCTACTTATACTTCTCTAACTTTTTGTCTAACTTGTTGCAATAGTGGTCAAAATGGAAGTTGCTTGCAAAAATTTTACAAAAAATGTTGTTGATGGGGTTACTTAACCTTTTGATCCAAATATAATTTGTTGTCCAATCGCCAGATTTGAGTAGCAGAGAAGTAGACGAAGCTGGTCATTTCTTgtctaagtagttgcaaagtggAATTATTAGCTGATTTGAGTAAAAAATTGCATGATTTCACTTACAGAGAATTGCCGTTGGCAGCGAGGATGTTACAACGGGGAGCTTCAGAATCTTGAGAAATCCCATGAAAATGGatggaagagaaaaagaggacAAAGTGAATAACAGAAAGTATAACAGATATCAAAAAGTTGTATGCAAGAAACTCGTTCGAGACCGTTGGAACAGCGTTTCTAGCTTAAACGGTGTAGGAGGAGTAGCTTGCCAGTTGTAGTCACTCTTCTGTCTCCTCATTATTTTGTCCCTAAGTGTCAGTATGTATCCTAGCAACGGTTCCGTTTTGGAATCTCAATCATGACAGAGAGCTGTTGTTAGAATTAAGCAGGTGAGGGGTTTCTTGAATTGCTCTACCTCGAGATTGTTAGACATGATTTCTAAACCGCTTTCAGATTTGACAAGCAGAGAAATGTTTTTGCCAAACTTGTTGGGTTAGTGGTTGGCTCTGTGACTCAAACGCACAACCTTttgtttactggcccaatgctttaatcgctaggctacttgccgccctTTTTGTTCTGCCGCCCCCACCTCAAACCCAGCCTCCATCTGCTTTGTGTCTGTTCTATCTCTATGGGGAATGTAGATTATTACTTTCCCTACCCATTGTTTTGTTTAATTGTGTACTTTGTTATTATGCTTTTTGGTTCGGGAGTATTCCGAAATGAATTTTAtttaataaaattgttaaatggCCAAATCTTCTCTGTGAATTATCCTTACAAACCATTAAGTTTCAGACCATTTAGAGAGTTATAGAGATTTCAGAATAGGAGAGACTAAAGAAGACCGGAACAAACTCATCAATAAGATTTATCTGGGCAGATTCCTTACCTGATCTTCCTGCCATGGGCTCCTGTACCATCGCTGGTATCCTATGACATGTTGTTTGCATATACCGGATCTATTTAAGTCTagtcaaatttcttccctgcagAACCattgtctgtgttgtctgttgtgttgttctcCACTCTTGAAGCCCCTGAAACACATGTCcatatgtaaccgatgtgaaatggctagctagttagcggtggtgcgcgctaatagtgtttcaatcggtgatgtcactcgctctgagaccatTCAAGTAATggttccctttgctctgcaaggcccgcggcttttgtggaacgatgggtaacgatgcttcgagggtggctgttgtctgtgtgcagagggtccctggttcaagcccaggtaggggcgaggagtgtgacagaagctatactgttacacatacatGTTCTATACATGTATTCTTGTTGCTAAACTAAAGTAATGTGTTATAACTGGATACTAAgtgatttttacatttttagtAGACACTCATTCAGAGCAACTAGCGTTAAGTGCTTGCTCAAGGAACAAACACATCAATAAGATTTATCTGGGCAGGTTTCTTTACTGATCTTCCTGCCATGGCCTCCCATATCATATCTGGTGAGCCAATGGAAATACATTTATATACAATTACACTGATCAGTACTAAAATCCTACAACATGCTGTTTGCATATATAGTATCTATTAAACTGTCTGTTCAAAAGGTATTTGTGTGTCATTCATTAATATGTTATGGCTGAAAATGAGAATTGAACAGGTTCCTAAATCAGCTGTGCCTTAAATTCTTTCATTCCACATTTACATTTTTACCTTGTGGCTCACATGACTTTCCAGGAGTCTGTATCACTCTCTTCATCTGGCTCAACAAACTCTGAAATACAAGCAAGCAAGAATGTCTGTtagcagggagggagaaataggCAGGTTGATCAGATTAAGTCACCATGATGTGGTTGAGGTACCAGATTCAACTTGATTTACAGATTCTCACATACCTGCTGGACTGACGTTGATCTGGTCAAGACCTTTCCCCTTGAATTTGTTTAGCCTTCCCTGCTCCATTGCCATCAGTATCAGTATAATATGTCCCAGGAAATCTGCTAGCTGGTCCATGTCAGTGTCATTTAAGTTGAGCACTGTGGTGATGTGTTTACACAACTTGGTGGATGAGAGGGATTCATTTGGCACCACACTTCTTGGCAAAGGGATGCAGGCAGTCTGATCCGCAGAATGATGTTGGATAGAGTAGAATGGCGAACATGTAGATGTTCTCCTTCAGAACGCTGCAACGTTTGCACCTCTCCGCAAGCACCTCCATTGATTTGATCACTGTAGGTGCTAGAAGCACTGCAACTTTTCATGATCGCTTTCCAAGTATTTCtatgcttggtctaaagtggaggagtcctaccctcacatcacaaccatcggctgtgctgctcatgcattaaatctgctcctcaaggacatcatggcactgaaaacaatggatacactctacaagagagccaaggaaatggttaggtaaatgtgaagggtcatcaagttatagcagcaatatacctcaccaagcaaagtgagaagaataagagcaccacattgaagctgctccagtctcctggaggggaaggagtctccaagaaatggccatttcacagtctgccgatatggacagccccatcaagaagatcctcctggatgatgtattttgggagagagtggtaagcagcctgaaactcctgaaacctatagcattagccattgcacggattgagggagataatgccatcctgtctgatgttcagactctacttacagatgtaagagaagaaatccgtactgccctgcccacttcactgttgctccaagcagaggaaaatgcaattctgaaatacatcaaaagcgtgaagacttcagCCTGAAGTccatacacgccgcagcgtacatTTTGGACCTCAAGTATACAGGTAAGAGCATcatgtctggtgcagagatcaacaaggcctatggtgtcatccctactgtgtctctccaggtccagggagaagacatggaagcctgggaggtagacaaccaaagctttagtttctagactatcatttcacagatgtatgttgaaaacatttttgggagatgcgatggatcattgggtgtcattcaatattccctttctgttgttcagtgaaatcatcccatgtgaagagtcaactcatttaattaaggTTAAATTCGTaacaatttttttaatttttttacatttcttttgGAAGGATTTAAACATTtacaattatgtctacttatgataaggtaaaaggtttgtatgtctgtctccatatgatatggtaaacatatccaatgcaaaaaaacttctacatttaaatggtattaatgtGCATATATTTATGTagattcccatatattcccgttaattcccacaaagtttccacctctgaatattcaccaaaatgtgcaaccctacccATGAGGCTTTTATAAGTTATATTTCTGTTACACCCTggtcagtttcacctgtcctcttTACTGTCTCTTTACtgcccctccaggtgttgcttgttttccccagtgtatttatccctgtgtttcctgtctctctgtgccagttcgtcttgtatgtttccaagacAACCAGCTGTTTTCCCGTTcgcctgctttttgcattctcctttctctagtcctctcggttttgacccttgcctgtttctggactgtgtacccgcctgcctgaccattctgcctgccttgaccacgagcttgtctgccactctgtacctcctggactatGATCTGGTTtagacctttttgcctgtccacaaccattctcttgcctacccctttggatgaataaacattgtaagactctaaccatctgcctcctgtgtctgcatctgggtctcgccttgtgccttgatcaTTTCAGAATCAATGGCTATGTATCGTTAATGCCCCAAAATGGATGTATCAGAGGATGAATATTTTGACAATTGAGAAAGAGCCCTGGCCTGGTATTCATATGAGGGAGAATTCTGACCCGAGTTAAGCATGACAAAATGGAACATAATTCCTTTTTAATGCACTTCTCTAcctgtattctgaccttgaacttaagcatgagaatagcatgctattcaccctATTTTGGGGGGGTGGAGCTCAAAGAAAATAAGGTGTGGCAGATTCTGACCTTCActtaattccaccacctttacgcTCAATGACGGGATTAATAAGGTTGAGCAACTTGTCGGTTCCAAGTGGAACAAACATCTTTCTTTTTCCGATAGAAATAAAACCATTCTCTCCATgcactgaaatgttttttttttcataagAGCTATTCATAAGAGCTAGTTAAATGAGCAATCCGTTTGCAtagaatgttttaattatatGCCCAGACTCtttactgtttattttttattacaattTGTATTGTGTTAATTATTACCCATTATTTTACTCACATACATTTAAAACTGTCACTGACTTCGGTGTTAGTTTCCGTACATTTTGCATCTGTCTCGGCTGTTAAacgaagaggaccaaggtgcagcgtggtgagtgtacattttctctttatttggaaaatgacgccgaacaaaacaaacactacaaaaacaaaccgtgacgctaaaggctatgtgccctaaaaAAAAGTAAActacccacaaagacaggtgggaaaaagggctgcctaagtgtgctgccatcctgttagaaggtaacagattattttattaatggttaaaatgtattttcatgtataatgtacagctgcagtatgtcagtgtgaattgaatactaaagtatattcttttctgtattttgcagtttcacaacataaacgttttcaatatattcattcaagaaaagtcacgccttgggagttttattgaaggcttagttgttagctatctgtctagttttgcatgggaacgcaactcaagggcagaatattatggttcccaatcacagacaacgacagacagctgtccctgattgagaaccatacccggccaaaacaaagaaatacaaaacatagaatgcccacccaaatcacaccctgaccaaaccaaaatagagacataaaaagctctctaagatcagggcatgacagcaTCATTCCATTAAATCGTTAGTTtgcctctctttcctctgtcacgttcgTGTGGTTGTTCCTGTGGATCCCTAGAAATAGTGTATCATATTACGTTAACGTATTACAAGTTGTGCAATAACTTGGGACAGGTAGCCTATTTGAATCCATATGGAACGCAGACCATACAtagcagtttaaacctggagcctggcgcACGGTTCACGACGACTGGACCGTTGTCatcacagttccatgattagtgaacATTATTATGGTAGATTGATAGGACTACTGTTCTATTATACACTTTTATACACTCACATTCCTATATTTCATGGTTTGAACAATTGAATATGGCAACTTTCAGGCTGAATCAAACCACTATTTTCGATTCACCAATATATTTAGTGCGaaaaggctctccaaacct from Oncorhynchus tshawytscha isolate Ot180627B linkage group LG22, Otsh_v2.0, whole genome shotgun sequence carries:
- the LOC121840498 gene encoding predicted GPI-anchored protein 58, producing MVQEPMAGRSAPCIPLDLACELRENHKSAKKEATATKRAAAPSRLQVMLSLFHKHHSSKQAAGTALSLPQAPQLQAGSRSCSSPSTTATSRQQVLLFPKHHSHQAGSRSCSSPSTTAPKQAAGPALPQAPQPPSRQQVLLSLFPKHHSSKQAAGPALPIPQLPQLQAGCRSCSPCSPSTTATSKQQVLLFPKHHSSKQAAAPQLQAVSRSCSPSSPSTTAPSRQQVLLSLFHNYHSSKQAAGPALPVPQAPQLQAGSRSCSPSSPSTTAPRSQQVLLSLFPKHHSSKQ